A genomic segment from Stappia indica encodes:
- a CDS encoding DoxX family protein: MTFLKSYSGPLLSVFRIAAGLLFLQHGTTKYLSLPPTQMSGASPMTMGGAAGLIELVCGALIVLGLFTRPAAFLASGTMAVAYFMAHAPQNFYPILNGGELAALYCFAFLYLSAAGPGPISIDRMRGAA; encoded by the coding sequence ATGACGTTCCTCAAGAGCTATTCCGGACCGCTTCTCAGCGTCTTCCGCATCGCGGCGGGCCTGCTGTTCCTGCAGCACGGCACGACCAAGTATCTCAGCCTGCCGCCGACGCAGATGTCCGGCGCCTCGCCGATGACCATGGGCGGCGCGGCCGGCCTGATCGAGCTCGTGTGCGGCGCGCTGATCGTGCTCGGCCTGTTCACCCGGCCGGCCGCGTTCCTCGCCTCCGGCACGATGGCGGTCGCCTATTTCATGGCGCATGCGCCGCAGAACTTCTATCCGATCCTCAACGGCGGGGAGCTGGCCGCGCTCTACTGCTTCGCCTTCCTGTACCTTTCGGCGGCAGGCCCCGGCCCGATCAGCATCGACCGGATGCGCGGCGCGGCCTGA